One Pyrofollis japonicus DNA window includes the following coding sequences:
- a CDS encoding CRISPR-associated endonuclease Cas3'', with protein sequence MTLYAWTGVRLGLHSVNVAALLLGLFGDELHVTAKRLQLPEHTVLEAAVLAALLHDAGKAAKKFQKTILSGSPSFVCHEVLSAGLVHHVAKRLLARETREQEKILVIAASIAVLRHHHGLRNIAWCSEAISKGLVPALTPEEIQMIAKELEACLPSNRVSATLCQLAEKHTEIRPLTALRTVKQAARAISSPLLTITSSQLTGALSLADYLAASLLDGRRGDQEHLRSYAGQALRELEWKLEGDRDAAEALRELATREKETLRVLLGLQHREQLL encoded by the coding sequence GTGACGCTCTACGCGTGGACCGGTGTACGCCTCGGGCTCCATAGCGTAAACGTGGCAGCTCTCCTCCTAGGCCTCTTCGGAGACGAGCTGCACGTTACAGCAAAGCGGCTTCAGCTCCCAGAGCACACGGTCCTAGAGGCGGCTGTGCTGGCAGCTCTCCTCCACGACGCGGGTAAGGCTGCGAAAAAGTTCCAAAAGACAATACTGTCCGGGAGCCCTTCCTTTGTTTGTCACGAAGTCCTCTCCGCCGGGCTAGTTCATCACGTTGCCAAGAGGCTCTTAGCCCGTGAGACGAGAGAACAAGAGAAGATACTTGTCATAGCAGCCTCTATCGCGGTTCTCCGACACCATCACGGGCTAAGGAACATAGCCTGGTGTAGTGAAGCTATAAGCAAAGGCCTAGTGCCAGCCCTCACGCCAGAGGAAATACAAATGATTGCAAAAGAACTAGAAGCGTGTTTGCCCAGCAACAGGGTCTCAGCAACGCTATGCCAGCTCGCAGAAAAGCACACCGAGATACGCCCCCTCACGGCGCTGAGAACGGTCAAGCAGGCAGCGAGAGCGATAAGCAGCCCCCTACTAACGATAACATCGTCCCAGCTAACCGGCGCACTAAGCCTAGCAGACTACCTAGCAGCATCGCTCCTAGACGGGAGAAGAGGGGACCAGGAGCACCTAAGAAGCTACGCTGGGCAAGCACTGAGAGAACTAGAATGGAAACTAGAGGGAGACAGAGACGCGGCAGAAGCCCTCCGAGAACTAGCTACGAGGGAAAAGGAGACACTACGAGTCCTACTAGGGCTGCAGCACCGAGAACAACTCTTATAG
- a CDS encoding ATP-binding protein yields the protein MDEEDIRENALRLVDEVVAERKELFSQYGERARLADEVAHAISSTGFIVGRVALTEDVGGDEIPVDIPPETWVRLAHENPSMLGEGYYYVVVDPKTLSLILASVSSTVKPSGTRVLGAQQPLVTVPLETLHPLSIAANVVSLRLMLRPLLLVHLGEHVKEIAEAARSRSDEAASIVAGIVEKLGYSAPTIPPDPNSPVIAPSPKVLEALLAPSREGVLVGGLGVMDSLYLADGKPVAIRLPWSVLVKHVLVTGTTGSGKTSLVKNMMLDASRHPGVHIVVLDASSDYVAGLLPGHIPGERVDPEAAAVLQLYGASAEQGKPVLHQGLRGIALIPCINCRNPSDYAEEATNYTNYLEETLRKSYEKQGCSLSLSEPSPTPAPLTYRVEAIVSCSGAEEKQELFIAPRKIIVESIDEVAQLDPYLTARAREALRMLVAKCGAKKLEELLGIIARPPEDCRNLVKRVIHAETLRNLESRLRALSELGVIGYMDEDPKWAQLDYTALAKIMEKLEARSLVLDLGYAAQTAASKTRAVDSQSTKVFLGYQLLKTLAEHMERTNIPSYALLVVDEAHLFFPPSRQEYAEILRISIEHLARLGRSRGISIIFSTHKETDVSPVITVLTNTKIYLRIDRRTAEETPLPQEYRRRLPYFKDHAAILSSYAVRGGYLAIKNAPPLIGHRTT from the coding sequence TTGGACGAGGAGGATATCCGTGAGAATGCTCTCCGCCTAGTAGACGAGGTTGTTGCTGAGAGAAAGGAGCTCTTCAGCCAATACGGGGAGAGAGCGAGGCTGGCAGACGAGGTAGCACACGCCATATCCTCTACCGGCTTCATCGTCGGCAGGGTTGCGCTCACCGAGGACGTAGGCGGAGACGAGATACCCGTAGACATTCCCCCCGAGACGTGGGTGAGGCTAGCCCATGAGAATCCCTCTATGCTCGGCGAGGGCTACTACTACGTGGTCGTTGACCCGAAGACTCTCTCGCTCATACTCGCCTCCGTCTCCTCCACAGTGAAGCCAAGCGGCACGAGGGTTCTCGGAGCCCAGCAACCACTAGTAACAGTGCCCCTCGAAACCCTGCACCCGCTCAGCATAGCAGCGAATGTTGTCTCGCTGAGGCTCATGCTCCGCCCCCTCCTCCTAGTCCACCTAGGAGAACACGTGAAAGAGATTGCCGAAGCAGCGAGGAGCCGCAGCGACGAGGCCGCAAGCATAGTGGCGGGTATTGTCGAGAAGCTAGGCTACTCTGCGCCAACCATACCCCCGGACCCCAATAGCCCGGTTATAGCTCCCTCGCCCAAGGTACTAGAGGCGCTACTAGCCCCTAGCCGGGAAGGAGTACTCGTAGGCGGCCTCGGCGTAATGGACTCCCTCTACCTCGCCGACGGCAAGCCGGTGGCGATAAGGCTGCCGTGGAGCGTCCTCGTAAAGCACGTGCTAGTCACCGGGACCACGGGCAGCGGCAAGACAAGCCTAGTGAAAAACATGATGCTGGACGCCTCGAGGCATCCCGGCGTCCACATAGTGGTTCTCGACGCCAGCAGCGACTACGTGGCAGGCCTACTACCAGGCCACATACCAGGAGAACGAGTAGACCCAGAAGCCGCCGCAGTCCTTCAACTATACGGGGCAAGCGCCGAGCAAGGAAAACCCGTACTACACCAAGGGCTCCGCGGGATAGCACTAATACCCTGCATAAACTGCCGCAACCCCAGCGACTACGCAGAGGAAGCAACCAACTACACGAATTATCTGGAAGAGACGCTTAGGAAGAGCTACGAGAAGCAGGGCTGCAGCCTCAGCCTAAGCGAACCAAGCCCCACCCCGGCGCCGCTGACCTACAGGGTAGAGGCAATAGTATCCTGCAGCGGCGCCGAGGAGAAGCAAGAATTATTCATTGCTCCCAGGAAGATCATAGTAGAGAGCATAGACGAGGTCGCACAGCTAGACCCCTACCTCACCGCCAGGGCAAGGGAAGCACTACGCATGTTGGTCGCGAAGTGCGGCGCCAAGAAGCTAGAAGAGCTATTAGGCATAATAGCAAGGCCTCCAGAGGATTGCAGGAACCTGGTGAAGAGAGTCATCCACGCCGAGACGCTCCGCAACCTGGAGTCAAGGTTGCGAGCCCTCAGCGAGCTAGGCGTAATAGGCTACATGGACGAGGATCCGAAATGGGCCCAGTTAGACTACACAGCACTAGCAAAAATCATGGAAAAGCTAGAAGCGAGGTCACTTGTACTAGACCTGGGCTACGCAGCCCAAACCGCGGCATCGAAGACAAGAGCCGTAGACTCACAGAGCACAAAAGTGTTCCTAGGCTACCAGCTCCTCAAAACACTAGCAGAACACATGGAGCGGACAAACATACCAAGCTACGCTCTCCTAGTGGTGGATGAAGCCCACCTATTCTTCCCGCCAAGCCGCCAAGAATACGCCGAAATACTCCGAATAAGCATAGAGCATCTAGCAAGGCTTGGTAGAAGCAGAGGAATATCAATAATCTTCTCAACCCACAAGGAAACAGATGTATCACCAGTTATAACAGTACTGACAAACACGAAAATATATTTAAGAATAGATAGAAGGACAGCAGAAGAAACACCACTACCACAAGAGTACCGAAGAAGACTACCATACTTCAAAGACCACGCAGCAATACTCTCAAGCTACGCTGTAAGAGGAGGATACCTAGCAATCAAGAACGCACCACCACTAATAGGACACAGAACAACCTAA
- a CDS encoding tRNA guanosine transglycosylase family protein yields MARIYFVHSLTQLNPMLWKNIGHPHVMVSADDVAKKMPTAVKQLRGLDVIVDSGGYRLISRRRLPEPEKVLEVQKALYEEVGAFPVLLDTPVPHPLRASDAEFRAANKATARNARLWQRVFGDHFLYPLHAQTGQQLREALDLARRVAGGHAGAFGLGSLAPLARYDPGRLLEAVAEARLLIDTRLHVFGVGNSIAILLLMLRIADSVDTSSPLADAKYGLARDPISFSLLQVAPRKGGRRAADPAELASRCKCPVCKTNPRALSEWGRRGILARTIHNAYHLLRAARDPALASRMLKKNRLLLRALSRSEVRSRLMSLNNGYECTVLGFLPKGLSEAPSIGVDVVS; encoded by the coding sequence TTGGCGAGAATATACTTCGTCCATAGCCTCACCCAGCTAAACCCTATGCTGTGGAAAAACATCGGGCACCCACACGTAATGGTTTCCGCAGACGACGTTGCCAAGAAGATGCCTACTGCGGTGAAACAGCTACGCGGGCTAGACGTGATAGTCGATAGCGGGGGCTACCGGCTGATAAGTAGGCGGCGCCTACCGGAGCCCGAGAAGGTCCTAGAGGTGCAGAAGGCATTATACGAGGAGGTCGGCGCCTTCCCCGTTCTGCTCGACACACCTGTCCCGCACCCCCTTCGGGCGAGCGATGCGGAGTTCCGTGCAGCTAACAAGGCTACGGCGCGCAACGCTAGGCTCTGGCAACGAGTCTTCGGAGACCACTTCCTCTACCCTCTCCACGCACAAACAGGGCAACAGCTGAGAGAGGCCCTGGATCTAGCAAGGCGGGTTGCTGGCGGCCATGCCGGGGCTTTTGGGCTTGGAAGCCTAGCCCCTCTGGCCCGCTATGACCCCGGCAGGCTCCTTGAAGCTGTTGCCGAGGCCCGCCTCCTCATAGATACTCGTCTCCATGTATTCGGCGTGGGGAACAGCATAGCCATCCTCCTCCTAATGCTCCGAATAGCGGACAGCGTTGATACTAGTAGCCCGCTCGCGGACGCGAAATACGGCTTAGCAAGGGACCCCATAAGCTTCTCATTGCTCCAAGTAGCTCCACGTAAGGGTGGGAGAAGAGCGGCTGACCCCGCCGAGCTGGCTTCTCGCTGCAAGTGCCCCGTTTGCAAAACGAACCCTAGGGCTCTCTCCGAGTGGGGGCGTCGGGGCATCCTTGCGCGCACAATTCATAACGCGTACCACTTACTGAGAGCAGCCAGAGACCCCGCACTGGCATCCAGGATGCTGAAGAAGAACCGGCTCCTGCTTAGGGCTCTCAGTAGGAGCGAGGTTAGGAGTAGGCTAATGAGCCTAAATAACGGCTATGAATGCACGGTACTGGGTTTTCTCCCGAAGGGCCTTAGCGAGGCTCCAAGCATAGGCGTAGACGTGGTCTCTTAG
- the cas1 gene encoding CRISPR-associated endonuclease Cas1 codes for MFVVSTPGARVFVRSGVVYVQAPGSDPVPVTYDAELVLLATGAVSISGRALRRLAELGIRVLVLGHRGHVVAEYRPIDRVNKTVEARMAQYEAKLRGDALRYAAEMVRAKIVNQARVLRYISKSRREPWIRDEAYRVEDEAYELSKLVKSGSLDADRVRGVEARAAKKYWQVLAALLPGDYGFTGRNPRGEDAVNMAISYAYAILYGVAYDALIVVGLDPYAGFLHADRSGRVSLVYDYSDTFKPLIDRVLFTNIDPALFDSYKGSLSYESRRKIAERVTNALTSQVKDFEGKKRPLRDHVYAYAWSLAKALREKTQYRAFIAVI; via the coding sequence GTGTTTGTTGTCTCAACACCGGGTGCAAGGGTATTCGTTAGGAGTGGTGTCGTCTATGTCCAGGCTCCGGGCTCTGACCCGGTGCCAGTGACCTATGATGCTGAGCTCGTCTTGTTGGCTACGGGTGCCGTTAGTATAAGCGGTAGGGCTCTGCGAAGGCTCGCCGAGCTAGGTATACGTGTCCTTGTGCTCGGTCATCGGGGCCACGTGGTTGCAGAGTACCGGCCTATCGATAGGGTTAACAAGACTGTTGAGGCCCGCATGGCCCAGTACGAGGCCAAGCTGCGCGGAGACGCGCTCCGCTACGCTGCTGAGATGGTGAGGGCTAAGATAGTTAATCAGGCAAGGGTGCTACGCTATATTTCTAAGAGCAGGAGAGAGCCGTGGATAAGGGATGAGGCTTACCGGGTCGAGGACGAGGCCTATGAGCTCTCCAAGCTAGTTAAGAGCGGGAGCCTAGACGCAGACAGGGTTAGAGGGGTTGAGGCAAGGGCTGCGAAGAAGTATTGGCAGGTGCTAGCGGCCCTGCTCCCCGGAGACTATGGTTTTACTGGTAGAAATCCTCGCGGCGAGGACGCCGTCAACATGGCTATAAGCTACGCCTATGCAATACTCTACGGTGTAGCCTATGACGCCCTTATAGTTGTAGGCCTAGACCCCTATGCCGGCTTCCTCCACGCTGATCGAAGCGGGCGGGTGAGCCTCGTCTACGACTACAGCGATACTTTCAAGCCCCTCATAGACCGAGTGCTTTTCACGAACATTGACCCAGCGCTCTTCGACTCCTATAAGGGCAGCTTGAGCTATGAGTCGCGCAGAAAGATAGCAGAAAGAGTAACCAATGCCCTCACATCCCAGGTGAAAGACTTTGAGGGAAAGAAGAGGCCCCTAAGAGACCACGTCTACGCCTATGCTTGGAGCCTCGCTAAGGCCCTTCGGGAGAAAACCCAGTACCGTGCATTCATAGCCGTTATTTAG
- the cas4a gene encoding type I-A CRISPR-associated protein Cas4/Csa1, with amino-acid sequence MLPRRVWDFIRSLGAEGGVFAEIRGWRFDYVSPRYRYRPSPSEVAGICPVHRDVFLRRVMRIKPKRSKEAVYGAIVHEFFLEPFRLVDRGVSDLEALSRAMWRLGKRLGVRIDGFLQRVYTVGAGLALQSIIDADIPVRVEPQIPGAAVGLSDIVRPDLLVGFLPVEVTTASSSTRYGEGKELQLAGYALALEAWTGLPVDYGVALYIRRRDSGEPWLEWRVVVIDDGLRRRFLRARDEVAMIVDNSVDPGPAGENCPPWCPFRGAPGCPPAEA; translated from the coding sequence TTGCTTCCCCGCAGAGTGTGGGACTTTATACGCAGCCTCGGGGCTGAGGGTGGGGTCTTTGCAGAGATAAGGGGTTGGCGTTTCGACTATGTTTCTCCACGGTATCGTTATCGTCCCTCGCCTAGCGAGGTTGCGGGCATTTGTCCTGTGCATCGTGATGTGTTTCTGCGCCGTGTTATGCGGATCAAGCCTAAGAGAAGCAAGGAGGCCGTTTATGGTGCTATAGTTCACGAGTTCTTTCTTGAGCCCTTTAGGCTCGTAGATAGAGGCGTATCCGACCTAGAGGCCTTGTCTCGGGCTATGTGGAGGCTTGGTAAAAGGCTTGGTGTGAGGATAGATGGGTTCCTTCAACGGGTGTACACGGTTGGAGCTGGGCTAGCCCTTCAGTCGATCATTGATGCTGATATCCCTGTACGTGTCGAGCCTCAGATTCCGGGGGCGGCTGTAGGGCTTAGCGACATAGTGCGCCCAGACTTGCTCGTCGGGTTTCTCCCTGTAGAAGTGACTACTGCTAGTTCGTCCACGCGTTACGGTGAAGGTAAGGAGCTTCAGCTCGCTGGCTACGCCTTGGCGCTCGAGGCTTGGACTGGCTTGCCCGTGGACTATGGTGTTGCTCTCTATATTCGTCGCAGAGACTCGGGCGAGCCCTGGCTAGAGTGGCGTGTCGTGGTAATAGATGATGGGCTTCGCCGCCGCTTTCTGAGGGCTCGGGACGAGGTAGCAATGATAGTTGATAATAGTGTTGATCCTGGCCCTGCTGGAGAGAATTGTCCACCGTGGTGCCCCTTCCGCGGGGCTCCTGGATGCCCGCCTGCCGAGGCCTAG